In Heliomicrobium undosum, one genomic interval encodes:
- the cas2 gene encoding CRISPR-associated endonuclease Cas2: protein MMVLITYDVDTTDSAGQKRLRQIAKQCVNYGQRVQKSVFECLLDPEQYVQLRHRLEQIMDPETDSIRFYMLGTNWKKRVDHVGAHSSYDPEGPMII, encoded by the coding sequence ATGATGGTGCTTATCACCTATGATGTCGATACGACGGATTCAGCCGGTCAAAAAAGGCTTCGCCAAATTGCCAAGCAATGTGTCAACTACGGGCAACGGGTGCAAAAATCCGTATTCGAGTGCCTGCTGGATCCTGAACAGTATGTTCAGTTGCGTCACCGTTTGGAGCAAATCATGGATCCGGAAACGGACAGCATACGGTTTTATATGCTGGGAACTAACTGGAAAAAGCGAGTTGACCATGTTGGGGCCCATTCATCGTATGATCCCGAAGGTCCGATGATCATCTGA
- a CDS encoding TrmB family transcriptional regulator: protein MQAPWHVMDREFRQTRSLLSRRKTDLQFELYRAIVDRASDEEKSIVAKRLDQNQFKLCNINTQEQFIQTHKLSELKKHPDNLVFYGLTARHRQALIVKYAGGRSERMAQQLGMTVESYRQAIREATGIIHLNAATLQEAHSLGLTEEQTAVYIRLSRLERSVYVRKDQKPRDIAKELGVSLSRVYEAIRRIKAKTEGQ from the coding sequence ATGCAAGCCCCATGGCATGTCATGGACCGGGAATTCCGTCAAACCCGGTCGTTGCTGAGTCGAAGAAAGACTGATCTACAGTTTGAACTGTACCGGGCCATCGTAGACCGGGCCAGCGACGAGGAAAAGTCCATTGTCGCCAAACGGCTCGACCAGAATCAGTTCAAGCTGTGCAATATCAACACCCAGGAACAATTCATCCAGACACACAAGCTGTCGGAATTGAAAAAGCACCCAGACAATCTGGTTTTTTATGGTTTAACGGCTCGCCACCGCCAGGCGCTGATCGTCAAATACGCGGGCGGGAGAAGTGAACGGATGGCCCAGCAACTCGGAATGACCGTCGAGAGTTACCGGCAGGCGATCCGGGAGGCGACCGGTATCATACATCTCAATGCTGCCACCTTACAGGAGGCACATTCCCTGGGGCTGACCGAGGAACAAACAGCGGTTTACATCCGGTTGTCTAGGCTGGAGCGGTCAGTCTACGTACGGAAGGACCAAAAGCCCAGGGACATCGCAAAGGAACTCGGAGTCAGTCTTTCTCGTGTATACGAGGCGATCCGAAGGATAAAGGCCAAGACAGAAGGTCAGTAG
- a CDS encoding helix-turn-helix domain-containing protein has protein sequence MGCGSNVRELRVMKGLKAKFVASKIGVSPSMYCDMEKERRRIDASILAKIADVFGVSADELLRPRVRETRIEMMAKKQLDHPCSGAC, from the coding sequence TTGGGTTGCGGTTCTAATGTTCGTGAATTGCGAGTTATGAAAGGACTAAAAGCAAAGTTTGTTGCCTCAAAAATTGGTGTTAGTCCTTCAATGTACTGTGACATGGAGAAAGAAAGGCGACGTATTGACGCAAGTATTTTGGCTAAGATCGCAGATGTTTTTGGTGTTTCTGCGGATGAATTATTGCGCCCTAGAGTACGCGAAACGCGAATAGAGATGATGGCTAAAAAACAATTAGACCACCCGTGTTCCGGTGCTTGCTAA
- a CDS encoding helix-turn-helix domain-containing protein has product MKTTGERIKWARERLGMTQDQLAEKIRVKIPTISGYENNYRQPDNQKLPLIASVLNVSADFLLGLTDEPTPSQNKGVGNAVNHIESALTDDPELLTFFAELKEREDLQLLFKQVRPLPPDGIKKIIRIIKAIEDEEAQED; this is encoded by the coding sequence TTGAAAACTACTGGAGAACGGATAAAGTGGGCCAGAGAACGTCTTGGAATGACCCAAGACCAACTAGCAGAGAAAATTCGTGTTAAGATTCCAACAATATCTGGGTATGAAAATAATTACAGGCAACCAGATAATCAGAAACTCCCTCTAATTGCCTCAGTGCTCAATGTGTCAGCGGATTTCCTACTGGGCCTAACTGATGAACCTACACCGTCCCAAAATAAAGGTGTTGGAAACGCTGTCAATCATATAGAATCGGCTCTCACAGACGACCCTGAACTTCTTACTTTCTTTGCTGAACTAAAAGAGCGCGAAGACCTCCAACTTCTTTTCAAACAAGTACGCCCCTTGCCGCCCGACGGGATCAAAAAGATCATTCGGATTATCAAAGCCATTGAGGATGAAGAAGCTCAAGAAGATTGA